The stretch of DNA AATATAATCTCATCACCAcctcaaaaattttgatatccTATGTTTGTTCCGCCAAACAGAACAATGAAATTCATTcatgtaataataaattaaaaaacaggTAAAGCTGTCACAAAGGCTATATAACACCAAGCTCAATGATGATCCTTTAACAAGAACCGATGTAGAGAATATAGTAGTCAAGACTATTCAACACATGGCCAAAACTTTCATAAGTAGCAATCCTTCAATCAGTAAAGGATTTATAATATCAAGAATATATTATCATCCCTAAAAATAAGGACACAAGAAATAAAGCATATTACTCATCTATgccttgaaaatatttttctgaccTTGTACTAAAACTAGTACCGCTAATTATCATCCAACATCATACACACGCATGCAACAATGCTCTCATACATTATACCATCCTTGGGCTTGATGgtataacaacaaaataaaattttctgaaACCCAAGCAATGATTTCCAAAAAATACCAGAACACAGATCAAATAGCGGAGATGATAACACTTGGTACTCGACCTCCATTAAATTTTCTGCAACTCAAGCAATGATTACTAAGAAAAACCAGAAAGCAGATACAATAGCGGAGAAAACAACACTTGGCAGCTCAACCTCCATTTGGTAGATTGGAAAACGTAATAAAGTAAAAGATATCAACGCACTAACCACAGGTTTCCAGTATGTTCAATCCCAAAAACAAAAccgaaagagaaaaacaaaaagaaaagaaaagaacaactCAAGAACTAGGTTTTTTTCAGCTAAAAAAAGCAATTTTTAAATAACCCAAACATTCAAAAACCGAAATTTTGCTTAATTTGAGTTTCCTAGTCctctaattttctttctttcagctTCTTCACTGACCAAACGGGGAAGAAAATCTACATAAGAAGACACGAGCAGCAATTACCGAAAACCCTAAATTCCATCACCTAGCAATACCAGAAGCAACGCATGATGGAGTAGCGCATAAGAGGTAAAAGTATAGCCGGAGAAAGCGAGGTTTATTACCGTAGTCGGAGCGGGAGCGTTTTCCGACAATCTGGGGGATCGACTGCGACGGCGGCTGCCGTGAGTCGCCGTACCTCCAATAAGCATCAGCCatgcgtgagagagagagaagacaacCGACGGGTAAGGGGGGTTTCCACGGTCCTCGAAAGTGTCTTTCAGAGACCAGATCAGAAGGAAGAAAGCAACAATACTATCGATCTCCCTCTCGTTGAAGTGTTTATCCCCTGTTCAGGTGCTCAAGATATTTAAGAGTTAAAATTAATGTCTTTGTTTTTAAGGCCCGTTTGGTGGACAGATTCAGTTGAGAGGAATTCAATTcggtttaattttaaattgactctcacatttaaatacttaatttttaaattattaaatttatctcaattcaaaatatttttatatatgggactcttaatttttttaactcaatactTCTTTATATGTAtgactcacaatatttttcaaattctcataaatacatctaaatttatcttaacattcaaagatatttagggcttgtttgtttttaaagatgagatgagattaaagttaaaaagttgaataaaatattgttagaatatattttttaatattatttttgttttggaatttgaaaaagttgaattgtttattttattttgtgtgaggatttgagaaagttgtaatgatgaagtgagatgagatgagatgagatgagataagatgtttcctgaaaacaaacaaggccttaaactcattttagatggactccacaaaactcacttcatcatctcaactcactattattcatgaaaaattcaattcaactcaacattcaaacgcaagTTGAGTTTTGcttggatttcttttttaaactctaattttaatataaacatTGGCAATTTAGGGACCCTTTGGTTTGATGTAAAACGATTGTTGAAatagtaatgttatacactacattctcattttattttatctcattatatcatttaatggtgataaatatattatttcttatatagtATGATAAAAGTGAGATGGTTGTAACGTCCCGATTCAGAGGTTCGAAGAGTTAGTTCATGTTACCTAAATTATctcttataatataattatattcactccaaaaattccataaaatataaatttatctattcaacataaaaatatatgttcatCTACAATGATACCAAATAAATATCTCAACATAACTAAAATCTTCATAAAACCTCAAAAATATCTGtctcaaaatacccaaaataatagaaaataattttttataagtaaaaataatagaaaataataaatctactaaaATGGACtctcaaataattatttgtatcaTTCGGCACTTATTTTTCTACAATCATCAAATATTACTAGTACTTCATACTTTTGATTTTAAGTtcaaccatcaaaattatttgaaaaatattgtggagataaggagtgagttatcaacaacttagtaagtacATAATaaatactagtatgtaaatatgagtatttacataattcagaatgcagaacaaaatatttttagtttcaaaatgcagaatcataacatgttataaaaaatatcagagtgaaaatttaaaaatatattcaaaagaagtttggcatagcataactgaaaaatcacatcataatagaattccatgtttaacctccgTGGACCCCGACAGTGAACCGAGCAGAAACATAATATGAAATCTTCTCCTTATTATTCTTGAAACCTCAAGTGTGCACACgggaaaaattatataaaaaatcactttacttccaaagtgagtgcattagaaggaaaaatgttagtaccAACTTGAAcaaaggccacagttttacatcCACGATAAAGTCagaacaaaaacagaatgtcatgctaAACGTTTTCAGAtttcacatcatatcatatcatagtacaaaatatattcataacatatCAAAATCAGATCCTCATcatataattatgcacaaatttttatacttgctcttttttttcacaattcataaataaaatgtaaaaaatagctcatatctacaccagtcataaTAGAAAatagctttttcttttcttaaacagaatttcatgtgAATGCAGATAAAATGATCGAacttgttttcaagtttttctttttataataaaacatgtatatttttcattaaatcaacctcagtctaaTCTTTTTATACAAAGTTTAGCATAAGATCTCAGCTTACctgaatttttttacttttataaattttttcacaattgtGCTAAAcgaatattaatcgtcacctataaaatagacaCATAACTAActtaattttctaattaaacacatattttgatatttaagtcttaaatactaaaattacctatttttctttaaaaaaatctaaaattctcgTAACCCTAACGTATCATCACTTTCGAATTtaatcaatatccacttaatatctactactaatatattaaactctaatttatttctgttaaaaataaactttttagaCTAATATAAAGTGAGACTAaggctcagtttggattgagaggggCTATGAACCtatctcattctatctcatattatcattataactttaataaattttcacataaaatacaataaataatttaactttttcaaatattaaaataatagtaatattaaaaaataatattttaataatattttatttaatttttaactttcatattatttcatctcacctcACTATCCAGAACTAACTTAAGGccacttaaaatattataaagtctcCTGAAATCCAACTGACGCCCATCCTATAAATCAAACCCAACCGTAAGttcaaaacacattttctttTGACTTGTAACTCAAAAGGGGCATAAGTGTAATTTTATCTACAAATTAACTCTACTTCGCGTACGAGACTTTACGAAAGACTCTAATTcactttctatttttgtctTAAAGCAAGGCAAACCTTCATGGTGGGAAGCAGAGGGGTGGCATAGACTTGTGGCAGACTTATTAGGGAGTAGCTATACGATGTCCGTCGTGGTGGCCATGCGACGTGGTTTCTCGCTACAGTTTTTGATAATAAGTGGCAGCTGCTTTTCGAGGAGGCAGAAcacaaaatgagagagagtaTGGTGTGAGAAACAGAGATCATCGTGAAACAACGAGGAGACGTGcgatattactttttattatttatttttatttaattatttattttttaaagaacttattgaaagttttcaagttgtaatccttataaataggatcCTTAGTCTTTACATtgacatcttttggcaaatttccTAGTAGGTAAgctattttgtttttgagatcACCATTCGGTGCTAAGGCACTTGGActctttggggtgcaatacATAAATCCCCTAAGAGAATATCACACCttacaattcgtgaataggtgtggttcaatctatcttgttcttttcatctttaggatgcaattcgtgaatccctaaggATCCattaatcttatgagtatttttcattccatcttttgatttccattttctatcatttgatcttattattttatgtgcattATTCTTGAATTGTTCTTGAGTCGTTCTTGAGAATTCATAGTGTTCATCCACTCTTCATTGCCTTCATCCATGCATTCACGGTTCACCCATTGATCCATTCCATACCACATAGTCGACTACTTTATTGTTTACCCTAGTCCACTTTCCATAAATTACATTGCTTCCATCAcctccataaaaccctagcatATATCTTACAAGCTTGAGGTCCAACCTTGGGTCTTCCACCAACTCGTGTGGTTGACCCCTCCAAACAATCTTACTTCGTTCTCCTCCCTAACCCCCAAACATCAATTTCTCAACACAATACAAAATAATGGGATCCACGAGGGACTCCCCCAAGAGTTAGGGACCCCGGttttgtccctaacactaaagTCCACTAGCTTgccttggtgaagatgatgaccgagtgatCTTGTTATCTTGCTTGGCTTTTACTAAAGGAATGATGTTTGAGTAATGGAATGATGAAGATAATGCACTTGGGTAGACTAAGTGTTTAAGCTAAGACAAATCAATGTGGGTTGCTAGACTTGCTCTTGAGTGAGGTGccaagatgatggaggctagggtcgAATGGAAGAGATTAGGTTAGGGTTTGATCTTGAGTGGCGCCAAGTTGATGGAGTGGGAGTGTTCTAAGAGTTGATTAGGGTTGTTTGATGCAATGAGGATGGCTTgggggttgcccttgatgtttgggTCACTTGCAGGGTGATTAGGGTTGGTAaggtgaagtgtagctagggttttgtgaggtggctagggtggatttcgagatttggaagagttggcttagggttggagtttaggatgatgctagggtttgggaatgagattgAAGAGTGAGGTTAGAGTTTGGTGGCTAATGTGGGCAGATTAGGATTGACTTGGTCTTAGGAAGATTGGCTAGATTTGATTGGTTTAGGAGTAGATATGAGAAGTTTGTAAGATGGATGAAATCTTTGAGTGAAtaggaaaatttaaatttgaattaagatgacaagtcaatagttgacttagagagattgtaagaagagtgatttaaggaattgaagaggatttacaattccttaaattaaggaaTTTGGAAtgggaatttgaatttgaatttgaatatgaatatggtaagaggatggagagattttaggaatgTGATTGGATGagtcaactttcctaaaatttAGGAAGTTGCAAAAGATTGACTCTTGATGGATGGCTAGTTCAATGGATGATAGAGGCAAAACTCCTAAAATGAAGAATCACCTTATGGAGCCTTGAGGTGGACTGCTAGAGCTTATGTGGATGATGGGCTAATTATGGTAAGTGACAAAGATGGAAAGATGGGAGGCAAGATGGGTTCGGCTAGGTCAATGGGTAAGATGAGGGAGTTGGCGCCTAGGGTTTTAGGGAATTGATGGGGTAGCCGAATGTGGTGAGTGGAAGATATATGTTAGGATTTTATGGAGGTGATGGAGGCAATGTAATTTATGGAAAGTGGACTAGAGCAAACAATGAAGTGGTCGACTATGTGGTATGGAATGGATCAAATGGGTGATTGCATGGATGAAGGTAATGAAAAGTGGATGAACACTATGAATTCTCAAGAACAACTCAAGAACAATTCAAGAACaatacacataaaataataagatcaaatggtagaaaatgaaaatcaagagatggaatggaaaatactcataagattaatGGATccttagggattcacgaattgcaccctaaagatgaaaagaacaagatagattgaaccacacctattcacgaattgcaaggtgtgatcctttCTTAAGGGATTCACgtattgcaccccaaagagcaCAAGTGCCTTAGTACCGAATGATGAtttcaagaacaaaatagtctacccactagaaaatttgccaaaagatgtcgATGCAAAAACTAaaggtcctatttataaggattacaacttggaaaccccTAATAGGtccattggaaaataaataattaaataaaaataaataatataaaataacatagttgaCATAGGCCAAATTGACCCATgacatgcatgagcccatgggtgggctaggctggcccatggcatAGGCCATGGGCATGGCTGTTGGCATGTGGATGACAGGCCCCGTGGCATGCCTATGGGACTGTTGTGGGGCTGTCCAGCCTTGTCATGAcatggctagtggcttggcCATGAGCCACAAAACATGGGTTCCTACAAGATGGATTTGTGGCGTCGTGCGATGGCTTCCATCGTGTAACAGGGCTGGAAATTGAGGGACGTGGAGAGGGATTTTCTTGCTATATTTTGGATGTCTGAAACAGAGGATGATGGAGGCTTGCATGGTGGTTCTTAGAATCCTACACGTGGTTCAGGGCGGGCTACAATGGTATGGGTTGGAGGTTTGAACTAGTAGGACTGGTAGCTTCTGTCGTGTAGGAGAGAACTCAGCAGTGTTGCATGGTGGTCATACGTGGTTGTGCTCTGTTATGGCTCTTAGTTTGGACATCACAATGCAACTACGGCTAAGATAGCTTCCACTGGTGATAGAGAAACAGCTTGGGTGCGGGGTGCACAGTGGATTGCTGGATAGGTGGCTGGCAGAAGGGAGAGGCATGCATATATAGATGATGGAAAAATCTAACTGTAAACGATTTTGCGCACTAATACGCGCtcccattcaatatgattggttagaaagtagattttattgaaaacaatactaatttgaatttagaatatgaaagcaacaacattagtacgcagatcGGTACGTAAACTTGCttatacataacaaaactcataGATGATTGAAAAATCCTAGGGAAGGAGACATGCATGGCGCGGAGACGGGTATGGAGATGTGCATGGTGTGGAATTTGATCATTGGTTCTCACATGATTGAGTTTTGGGCGTACTAAGTTTGGATAATTTCTTAACCTATAAAAATATTCAacctaatttaaaatatttaataattttaacttaGTTAGCAAGCCCAATAAGAACTTAATATCcgccaaaataaaaattggatCCGTAgtctattataaaattactcgTTAATCTTAAgtgggcttttcatacatataaatccaaaaatttttagaatgTGGCTTATTGCTGAACCCGGGTGTTACAATGGTAGTgcggtgtataaaattttactttttgaaaatgatttttcacagttttttaatatttagatgtcttgaaaatataaatcgaaaaataattttaggcttggtttggattgagagagactctctcaacccatctcatcttatctcatcattatgactttcataaattttcacgcaaaatacaataaaaaaattaaatattttcaaattctaaaatattaataatattaaaaaataatattttaacaatattttattcaactttcatcccaactcatctcatcttaactcactatccaagtCAATGAAAAACTCAAGCTTCGTTTCTAAATTGGTTTCAccttaaaaatttcagaaatcaATTTCTTCCCAtccctttcttattttttaaaattttaaatgtttttatttgtgtactataatgttttttttttttttttttttttttttacattagatgtttttacttttttatttttatcattcttttagtttttgaaatttttatttttttattttaaaatttttctttaatgttatagCACGTTACATGTCATGTGGCTTGGCACATCAACATAATTAATAGTTTAATTTCTAACATAATGATTAACTAGATCAATGTTAAAGGCAGTGTAAAatgttcaataaaaatacaccaaaaataatttgagtttaaggCAAACCATATAGGCTgtctttgtatttaatattgtttaatatataaaaaaattattataaaaggaAAAGTTGACACTAATATTACATTTATCACATAAAGAATTTAGTAAAAATATGGACACCAAAGAGCAAAAgcgttttttaaaaatatatagaccAATTTGAGATTGTGTCAgaagttttaaaaagtgtttaaataactttaaaaactctttaatggaaaaattaagtatattaaaataatttttaatctcaattaaactaaaaagtatgtttgagaaaaatcatattttgattCTTTTCTTCAAACGTGTTTTTTATGCTAATCTAGAAagtagttcaaattttaaaaagactgtcaATGAGTGAAAATACTTatacaatttttaaacttttaagaatatgatcataatttaaaaaaaaatcaaatgatcgtcatttctacctcaaaaattatttttttaatttatttataaacaaatataatatatttgaaagtgttttaaacatatggttaccAAACAGAAAAGAACTTTTTAACAAtataacttattatttaaattataagatatagtcttaaaattataaattatatttttcaccgAAATTCTAAACATGAACATATTCTCATATTGTcaaccaaacaacaaaaaagCCTTTTTTACCAGTAAaaaccaaataatttatttaaaaaaattattttaaattcaaacaacaGACCCTTATTCACTTACATGatattaaaagaatttaaaaagtaagtagagaatgataaatatttttccaatcatttaatattaatttaatgtaTGATATGagttaataatgaaaaaattttcaaatcttgcATAGTCAAAGAATGACtgttttcaatttaaaattatatcattcctaattatattgattaatgtttcgcatttttatgaatttttgttCAATTGGTTAATTTACAAAACTACTTAAATAAATTGCATTAATCGGtgagatataaaattaaaaaattcgaTGTAACAAGTAACACGGCATCTTCAAAAAGCTTATTTGTTTCTTGCTTTACAAGCTCTACGGTGTATGTGTAACTAATTATAATTCATACTAATCAATGTCATAATTACAAcccaattaaaattattattgttggaGATAAAGTCAACaatcaaaaactaaaaataaataaatataaatattagagaaataaaaattatcaagatattttgaaaataaataatattatttaaatgagtttatatcatatatcattCACATAAACgtagaaaattatataattataaagtaatgCTACTCggtatctattttattattatctttttattgactcatgatgtgatattaaataattagagactatttattaaattttagttatAAGATTATCAtttaatacaacataaaaaaatattaaaaagatgataataaaagaataataaatgaatttatttataattatattgagaaatattttactcataaattgatataatttgatataattcatcaaattgtaaaattatttttattataatatagatataatagataagataaaaatacatcaatttataagattattttatgtaatttttttcgGATGAAATACTTATTATATTACATGAATGCTCTTGCGCGTGTCATGCAGCATATGCGCTCGCGCGTGAGTCATCAGTGAACTTGAAATGCTGCAGAAAATACTCTCTCTAACTCAGAGTCCCAACTCCCAAGTGCAAAAGCTGCCGGCTTGAATCTGTGTGACTGTATCACAGTGATTAGGTATTTAGGTTAATTctgataagaaaataaaaaaaattccatctatttaattcataattttagATTACGTTTTgttgttaaattgaattgaactgaattgagttaaattaagataaaaaaatattattaaaatattattttttaatattattattattattttaagatttgaaatttaaattatttattatattttatgttaaaatttgaaaaaattataatgatgaatttagatgaattaaaagaaatttaacattcaaacgaagccggttttaggttaaaaatttatctcaatttactttaatttatcttattttattattataatttttttaaaattttgcataaaatataataaaaaatttatttttttaattttaaaataataataatattaaaaaataatattttatttacctcTTCTGAAACGACCGAACGTATTCTATCGGTTAACTCGTGATACGGCAATAGTTCTCCAAAAATAGAacctgttaatttttttttaaatagattttcaaaaatattctttgatGTTCTTCTTATTTGCGTTTAACACAGATCCTGTCTCTATCAGACCCATTGTATATTCAaactctaaataaaataatatcgaATCTTTACTCAACCTTGTAATCTACTTTGCTCTGGCGTCTAATCTTGCACGCCAACGCCCGCCCCCTTTGTTCTTATCTTTCTTGCTGCAGACTTTTTGGGTCATCATTGAGCTTGTTGCAGGTAAAGCAATGCCTCTTTACGTTTCTTTCTTCCATATTTTGGTCTCAAATTGGGTTTAGCTCTCTGTTCTCTGTAAATGATCTTTTGTTTCTTCTATCTGggtgtttttcaaatttttgtggGTTTGCAGAGATTGGAGTTTGGAGCTGAAATTGTTGGTTGATGGCGGAATTGATAGGGCCGAGATTATACAGCTGCTGTAATTGTCGAAACCATGTTTCGCTTCACGACGATATTATTTCCAAGGCTTTTCAGGTGAAGCATCTCAATTCCCCTGCATACTGTTTCCCTGTTTGGTCACAATATCAAGcatattgttgttttttttttttttttttttgtgattcttGACATATGATCGTTGGACGTTGTTTTCAAATCATTCTTGTAAATGGGAAAATTCCAAGCTGAGATTCGAGTGCAGAGGATTATTCTTGAGAATTGTGAGTTACCCTTGAATTGAAGGCTCTGAAATACACACACCAAGTGTTTTGGATTGAGGAACACATATCTCTGAGGATCTATATTGAAttcaaacccaaataaaaaCCGAACAGAAAAGGGCTAAAGAGAAAGAATTGAACCCAGAACTGCCTTTCTTTTATGGGTAAATAGGTTTATTGGACGCCAAGAGAGGAATTGAGGTCCAGTACAAACTGCACTCTGAAATAAAAGGAGAGCACTTGGATCTATACTTATTATGGCACATAGAAGACAGCTACACCCAAACAATTATAGATCATGAGAATAACTGCCTTGTCATGGCAAATCTCTGATGAGCCTTTGCAATGCCATCCCCATAACTGATTACTTAAAGAATTCataaacacacacatatgttGCTGATTATGGCTTGATGTTATCACCATCGTTTTCATATCTTTTACGAAAACTCCTATTGTTGTTTTGATTTGGGGTAGATCTCCCTATATCATTCTTTTCCATGATTATTGTTATCAGGGAAGACATGGCCGAGCATTTTTGTTCTCCCACGCAATGAACATCGCTGTTGGGCGAAAAGAAGACAGACATCTCATGACTGGTCTCCACACTGTAGCTGATATCCGTTGTGCTGATTGCCAAGAGGTGTTGGGATGGAAGTATGAGCGAGCTTACGAGGCATCACAGAAGTACAAGGAAGGGAAGTTCATCTTTGAGAAGTCAAAGATTGTTAAGGAGAACTGGTAGCATGCCTGGATTAGGTTCCTCATCCCATCGAATTCCCCACCTTGAAGTAACTCATAATGGTTCATGAAGTTCATCTTGTACAGGAAGTTCTACCCATCTGAAAAAATTGTCATTGTTTCTCAGTTTTTCAATCTTGCAATGTGCTCATTTCTGGAAGTTGTAATTTGAATCTTCAACTTCTGTGTTAATAAACTGTCCTCATTGTTCAAGTATGTGATTTCCATATTCCATGTAGATTATTCGTGGGTATAAAACCTTATCAACAGTTCTGTTTGGTTGTTTGATCTAAgacaaaggaaa from Juglans microcarpa x Juglans regia isolate MS1-56 chromosome 3S, Jm3101_v1.0, whole genome shotgun sequence encodes:
- the LOC121257621 gene encoding protein yippee-like At4g27745; translation: MAELIGPRLYSCCNCRNHVSLHDDIISKAFQGRHGRAFLFSHAMNIAVGRKEDRHLMTGLHTVADIRCADCQEVLGWKYERAYEASQKYKEGKFIFEKSKIVKENW